One Corynebacterium tuberculostearicum DNA window includes the following coding sequences:
- a CDS encoding siderophore-interacting protein — protein sequence MSAHELIPVTLTANKRIRPRLHRLTFYAEAFRTYTLSGPDEFFGLVMPRDEQEFTPFPVDGINLRSAVSAIDEERRPDLRWYTIRALHSEEATVDVDVVTHGDSGPGSRWIRRAQAGDTAGFFTCNALWRPTEKPQLLVADASSLPALRHILAYQEDHNPEMLRATDVIAVVTSNDEVEPGLAARWEASVRSLRIIHTQAHEEAEAVVAALRADYAGALGPGYVWASGEGRLAKSVRGLAVNEWGLDTTDVTWVPYWFYGRARP from the coding sequence ATGTCTGCGCACGAACTCATCCCCGTTACTTTGACCGCCAATAAACGGATACGTCCGCGCTTGCACCGGCTCACGTTCTACGCCGAGGCTTTCCGGACATACACCCTCTCCGGTCCCGATGAATTCTTTGGACTCGTCATGCCCCGAGATGAACAGGAATTTACACCCTTCCCCGTCGACGGCATAAACCTCCGCTCGGCTGTGAGCGCGATCGACGAGGAGAGGCGGCCGGACCTGCGCTGGTACACCATCCGCGCGCTCCACTCGGAGGAGGCCACAGTCGATGTCGACGTGGTGACACACGGTGATTCAGGACCTGGCTCGCGGTGGATTCGCCGCGCACAAGCCGGAGATACAGCGGGATTCTTCACCTGCAACGCCCTGTGGCGGCCAACCGAGAAGCCACAACTTCTAGTCGCCGACGCATCCTCCTTGCCCGCGCTGCGGCACATTTTGGCCTACCAAGAAGACCATAACCCGGAAATGCTTCGGGCCACCGACGTTATAGCCGTGGTTACCAGCAACGACGAGGTAGAACCAGGCCTCGCAGCTAGATGGGAGGCGAGCGTACGCAGCCTGCGAATTATTCATACCCAAGCGCACGAGGAGGCGGAGGCTGTCGTTGCCGCCCTGAGAGCGGACTATGCCGGTGCGCTGGGGCCAGGGTACGTATGGGCTTCCGGCGAGGGGAGGCTAGCAAAAAGCGTGCGAGGCCTCGCGGTGAATGAATGGGGCCTAGATACCACCGACGTCACGTGGGTACCCTACTGGTTTTATGGAAGGGCCCGGCCGTAA
- the rpsS gene encoding 30S ribosomal protein S19, producing MPRSLKKGPFVDEHLLNKVDAQNDAGTKQVIKTWSRRSTILPDFIGHTFAVHDGRKHVPVFIEDSMVGHKLGEFAPTKTFKGHVKDDKKGRR from the coding sequence ATGCCACGCAGCCTTAAGAAGGGCCCGTTCGTCGATGAGCACCTCCTCAACAAGGTGGATGCTCAGAACGATGCAGGCACCAAGCAGGTCATCAAGACCTGGTCTCGCCGCTCGACCATTCTCCCCGATTTCATCGGTCACACCTTCGCCGTCCATGACGGCCGCAAGCACGTGCCGGTTTTCATCGAGGATTCCATGGTCGGCCACAAGCTGGGCGAGTTTGCACCAACCAAGACCTTTAAGGGTCACGTCAAGGATGACAAGAAGGGACGTCGATAA
- the rplW gene encoding 50S ribosomal protein L23 has protein sequence MAKISNPRDVIIAPVVSEKSYGLMEQNVYTFYVSTDSNKSQIKDAVEQIFDVKVDSVNTVNRAGKRKRTRTGYGQRKSTKRAYVTLREGSDSIDVFGGGA, from the coding sequence ATGGCTAAGATTTCTAACCCACGCGATGTCATCATCGCCCCGGTTGTATCCGAGAAGTCCTACGGTCTGATGGAGCAGAACGTATATACGTTCTACGTCTCCACGGACTCCAACAAGTCCCAGATTAAAGATGCCGTAGAGCAGATCTTTGACGTAAAGGTCGACTCCGTGAACACCGTGAACCGTGCAGGTAAGCGTAAGCGCACCCGCACCGGTTACGGCCAGCGTAAGTCCACCAAGCGTGCATACGTGACGCTCCGTGAAGGCAGCGACTCCATCGACGTCTTCGGCGGCGGCGCTTAA
- a CDS encoding ABC transporter substrate-binding protein, translating into MKIFGRRTMGAVAMLSAGAVALGGCSRGEGDETTQATDAASKQRVASLGLGDADTLLALGIAPVTVAPWGAKGDGDPSGVGPWAEELLGEAKPEVIYNTATGFTADTFEQVTAADPTQIIAVNQAVDSRTKGSLEEIAPTTVKPNGYEDWQVPWEKQVETIADAVDKEDEGDKLIDDTEKAFEEFRHEHAELKDKSAAIVMPYDGKIGLYTEEDGRGQFIEDLGMEIPDALQGDGGSFFVDIAPENYAKLNQVDYLFVLDYNGSSDALKKDKTFQGLDIVKEGRVRYLDTDTGNAMSMPNPVTIPWAVDKFEEKL; encoded by the coding sequence ATGAAGATTTTCGGCCGTCGCACCATGGGCGCAGTCGCAATGCTTTCCGCCGGAGCCGTAGCTTTAGGCGGTTGCTCGCGTGGTGAGGGAGATGAAACAACTCAGGCGACCGACGCTGCCAGCAAGCAGCGCGTGGCTAGCCTGGGTCTAGGTGATGCGGACACGCTGCTTGCCCTGGGGATCGCTCCCGTAACGGTGGCGCCGTGGGGTGCTAAGGGCGATGGCGACCCTTCTGGCGTCGGCCCCTGGGCAGAGGAACTTTTGGGTGAGGCAAAGCCTGAGGTGATTTATAATACCGCAACCGGATTTACCGCGGATACCTTTGAGCAGGTCACCGCGGCCGACCCCACCCAGATCATTGCGGTGAACCAGGCGGTGGATTCACGCACGAAGGGATCCCTGGAAGAAATCGCGCCTACCACCGTCAAGCCGAACGGCTATGAAGACTGGCAGGTACCCTGGGAAAAGCAGGTAGAGACCATCGCGGATGCGGTGGACAAAGAAGACGAAGGCGATAAGCTTATCGATGACACCGAAAAGGCCTTCGAGGAGTTCCGCCACGAGCACGCGGAATTGAAGGATAAGTCTGCGGCCATCGTCATGCCTTATGACGGCAAAATTGGCCTATACACCGAGGAGGATGGGCGTGGACAATTTATCGAGGACCTTGGCATGGAGATCCCCGATGCATTGCAGGGCGATGGCGGCAGCTTCTTCGTCGACATTGCCCCAGAAAACTACGCGAAGCTTAACCAGGTTGATTACCTCTTTGTCCTGGACTACAACGGCTCCTCCGATGCCTTGAAGAAGGATAAGACCTTCCAAGGCCTCGACATTGTCAAGGAGGGTCGCGTGCGCTACTTGGATACCGATACCGGCAATGCCATGAGTATGCCCAATCCGGTGACCATCCCCTGGGCAGTAGATAAATTTGAAGAGAAGCTGTAA
- a CDS encoding DUF2273 domain-containing protein — protein sequence MKNYTTLGIISGLILAFFLHLGWGPTLLAVLLAAIGGIVGAHFDGRIDLTSVWNGLIGKEKGQG from the coding sequence ATGAAGAATTACACCACTTTGGGCATCATTTCCGGCCTTATTCTTGCCTTCTTCTTGCACCTAGGCTGGGGTCCTACTTTGCTCGCCGTACTCCTTGCCGCAATCGGCGGCATTGTGGGAGCACACTTTGATGGCCGTATCGATCTCACTTCTGTGTGGAATGGCCTCATTGGTAAGGAGAAAGGCCAAGGTTAA
- the rplV gene encoding 50S ribosomal protein L22 produces MSETITSASATARYVRVTPMKARRVLDLVRGKSVSEALAILKYAPQGASKPVAKVVASAAANAENNFGLDPRTLVISEAYANEGPTMRRFQPRAQGRAFMIRKRTSHITVVVESQQEGAK; encoded by the coding sequence ATGAGTGAGACCATCACCTCCGCATCCGCCACGGCCCGCTACGTCCGCGTCACCCCGATGAAGGCACGTCGCGTGCTCGATCTGGTCCGCGGCAAGTCCGTAAGCGAAGCCCTGGCTATCCTGAAGTACGCACCGCAGGGTGCCTCCAAGCCAGTTGCTAAGGTCGTTGCTTCTGCAGCCGCTAACGCTGAGAACAACTTCGGCCTCGACCCACGCACCCTGGTCATCTCCGAGGCTTATGCCAACGAGGGTCCGACCATGCGTCGTTTCCAGCCGCGTGCACAGGGTCGTGCATTCATGATTCGTAAGCGCACCAGCCACATCACCGTGGTGGTCGAAAGCCAGCAGGAAGGGGCCAAGTAA
- a CDS encoding Asp23/Gls24 family envelope stress response protein encodes MSENKTPAHNTDNQVPASEEREVNNNLETQYGTTTIDDVVVSKIAGIAAREVSGVDSLGGGGARMIGNIRESFGASEDVRQGVDVEVEDGTARIEIAITAEYGVAIHELAEAIRRNIMNAVERMTGLSVERVNVVVHDVKLPKDESEAEDQAALNQGQA; translated from the coding sequence ATGTCTGAAAACAAGACTCCTGCACACAACACCGACAACCAGGTTCCTGCTTCCGAGGAGCGCGAGGTCAATAACAACCTGGAGACCCAGTACGGCACCACCACCATCGATGATGTCGTGGTGTCCAAGATTGCCGGTATCGCTGCCCGCGAGGTCTCCGGCGTGGATTCCCTGGGTGGCGGCGGAGCCCGCATGATCGGCAATATCCGCGAGTCCTTCGGCGCTTCTGAGGACGTCCGCCAGGGCGTCGACGTTGAGGTTGAAGACGGCACCGCTCGCATCGAGATTGCCATCACCGCAGAGTACGGCGTAGCTATCCACGAGCTTGCCGAGGCCATCCGCCGCAACATCATGAATGCGGTAGAGCGCATGACCGGCCTGAGCGTCGAGCGCGTCAACGTTGTTGTTCACGACGTAAAGCTGCCGAAGGATGAGTCCGAGGCGGAAGACCAGGCTGCTTTGAACCAGGGTCAGGCTTAA
- the rplP gene encoding 50S ribosomal protein L16 translates to MLIPKRVKYRRQHRPNRRGVSKGGNRINFGDYAIQALEPAYITNRQIEAARIAINRHVKRGGKVWINIFPDRPLTQKPLGVRMGSGKGPVEKWVANVKPGRVLFEMSYPTEAVAIEALRRAGQKLPCKVRIIKKEDQF, encoded by the coding sequence ATGCTGATTCCTAAGCGTGTTAAGTACCGCCGTCAGCACCGCCCGAACCGTCGCGGCGTGTCCAAGGGCGGTAACCGCATCAACTTCGGCGATTACGCAATCCAGGCTCTCGAGCCGGCGTACATCACCAACCGTCAGATTGAGGCCGCACGTATTGCCATCAACCGCCACGTCAAGCGTGGTGGCAAGGTGTGGATCAACATCTTCCCGGACCGTCCGTTGACCCAGAAGCCGCTCGGCGTTCGTATGGGTTCAGGTAAGGGCCCGGTTGAGAAGTGGGTGGCTAACGTTAAGCCAGGCCGCGTACTTTTCGAGATGAGCTACCCAACCGAGGCCGTTGCTATTGAGGCTCTGCGCCGTGCAGGCCAGAAGCTTCCTTGCAAGGTCCGCATCATCAAGAAGGAGGACCAGTTCTAA
- the rplC gene encoding 50S ribosomal protein L3, whose amino-acid sequence MSENEIKGILGKKLGMTQVFDEDNRVVPVTVVEAGPCVVTQIRTPETDGYSAIQIAFGEIDPRKANKPVGGHFKKAGVTPRRHVAEIRMDDTSAYEVGQEVKVDIFEGISFVDVTGKTKGHGYAGGMKRHGFAGQGAAHGNQAAHRRVGGIGGAATPGRVFKGKRMAGRMGHDRVTTQNLKIQKIDAESNLLLIKGAIPGARGGLVTVKTAVKGGAHA is encoded by the coding sequence ATGAGTGAAAACGAGATCAAGGGCATTCTGGGCAAGAAGCTCGGCATGACCCAGGTCTTCGACGAGGACAACCGCGTTGTGCCGGTTACCGTCGTCGAGGCAGGGCCATGCGTTGTCACCCAGATTCGCACCCCCGAAACCGATGGCTACAGCGCCATCCAGATCGCCTTTGGCGAAATCGACCCACGCAAGGCAAACAAGCCGGTTGGTGGTCACTTCAAGAAGGCTGGCGTAACCCCGCGCCGTCACGTTGCGGAAATCCGCATGGACGACACCTCTGCCTACGAGGTTGGCCAAGAGGTCAAGGTTGACATCTTCGAGGGTATCTCCTTCGTTGACGTCACCGGCAAGACCAAGGGCCACGGTTACGCTGGTGGCATGAAGCGCCACGGCTTTGCAGGCCAGGGCGCAGCTCACGGTAACCAGGCCGCTCACCGCCGCGTTGGCGGCATCGGCGGAGCTGCTACCCCGGGCCGCGTCTTCAAGGGCAAGCGCATGGCTGGCCGTATGGGCCACGACCGCGTGACCACCCAGAACCTGAAGATTCAGAAAATCGATGCCGAGTCCAACCTGCTGCTCATCAAGGGTGCTATCCCCGGTGCGCGCGGCGGCCTCGTCACCGTTAAGACCGCAGTGAAGGGCGGTGCACACGCATGA
- the rpsC gene encoding 30S ribosomal protein S3 translates to MGQKIHPHGLRLGITSDWKTHWFADKDYANYVAEDIKIRNYLNKGLERAGIADVVIERTRDRVRVDIHTARPGIVIGRRGTEADRIRRELEKLTGKMVALNILEVKQVDANATLVAHSIAEQLVNRVAFRRAMRKAIQSAMRQPQVKGIKILLSGRLGGAEMSRVERYHEGRVPLHTLRAEIDYGTAEAHTTFGRIGIKVWIYKGDVVGGVRESELNAPAQGRGRDRNGRSRRGGQRRQRAQQKQEG, encoded by the coding sequence ATGGGCCAGAAGATCCATCCTCACGGCCTACGTTTGGGCATCACTTCCGACTGGAAGACCCACTGGTTCGCCGATAAGGACTACGCGAACTACGTAGCCGAAGACATCAAGATTCGTAACTACCTCAACAAGGGCCTCGAGCGCGCCGGCATTGCCGACGTCGTCATCGAGCGCACCCGCGACCGCGTCCGCGTCGACATTCACACCGCCCGCCCGGGCATCGTGATTGGCCGCCGCGGTACTGAGGCTGACCGCATCCGTCGCGAGCTGGAAAAGCTCACCGGCAAGATGGTTGCCCTCAACATCCTCGAGGTTAAGCAGGTAGACGCAAACGCAACCCTGGTTGCTCACTCCATCGCGGAGCAGCTGGTTAACCGTGTCGCATTCCGTCGTGCAATGCGCAAGGCTATCCAGTCCGCTATGCGCCAGCCACAGGTTAAGGGCATCAAGATCCTGCTGTCCGGCCGCCTGGGCGGTGCAGAAATGTCCCGCGTTGAGCGCTACCACGAGGGTCGCGTTCCGCTGCACACTCTTCGCGCCGAAATCGATTACGGCACCGCAGAGGCCCACACCACCTTCGGCCGCATTGGCATCAAGGTGTGGATCTACAAGGGTGACGTCGTCGGTGGCGTACGCGAGTCCGAACTGAACGCTCCGGCACAGGGCCGTGGCCGTGACCGCAATGGTCGCTCCCGCCGCGGTGGCCAGCGCCGCCAGCGTGCACAGCAGAAGCAGGAGGGCTAA
- the rpsJ gene encoding 30S ribosomal protein S10 — MAGQKIRIRLKAYDHEAIDASAKKIVETVTRTGARVVGPVPLPTEKNVYAVIRSPHKYKDSREHFEMRTHKRLIDILDPTPKTVDALMRIDLPASVDVNIQ; from the coding sequence GTGGCGGGACAAAAAATCCGCATTCGGCTGAAGGCCTATGACCACGAGGCTATCGACGCTTCTGCAAAGAAGATCGTCGAGACCGTTACCCGTACCGGTGCTCGTGTAGTTGGCCCAGTGCCGCTCCCAACCGAGAAGAACGTATACGCAGTTATTCGTTCTCCGCACAAGTACAAGGACTCTCGCGAGCACTTCGAGATGCGCACTCACAAGCGCCTGATCGACATTCTCGACCCAACCCCGAAGACCGTTGATGCTCTTATGCGCATCGATCTTCCGGCAAGCGTCGACGTGAACATCCAGTAA
- the rplD gene encoding 50S ribosomal protein L4 produces the protein MSNLKLDVHTSEGKTNGSVDLPAEIFDTEASIALMHQVVNAQLAAARQGTHATKTRGDVRGGGRKPFRQKGTGRARQGSIRAPHYTGGGTVHGPQPRDYAQRTPKKMIKAALFGALSDRARNERIHVIEELVPGQKPSTKSAKAFLESLTERKNVLLVIGREDINARRSANNLPNVQILDAGQLNTYDVLYSDDVVFSVEALHTFINRATGADKEEN, from the coding sequence ATGAGCAACCTCAAGCTAGACGTCCACACTTCCGAGGGTAAGACCAACGGCTCTGTAGACCTGCCAGCTGAAATCTTTGACACCGAGGCATCCATTGCTTTGATGCACCAGGTTGTTAACGCTCAGCTTGCTGCTGCACGCCAGGGCACCCACGCAACCAAGACCCGCGGCGACGTCCGCGGTGGTGGTCGCAAGCCTTTCCGTCAGAAGGGCACCGGCCGTGCACGCCAGGGCTCTATCCGCGCACCGCACTACACCGGTGGCGGCACCGTCCATGGCCCACAGCCACGCGACTACGCACAGCGCACCCCTAAGAAGATGATCAAGGCTGCTCTCTTCGGTGCACTGTCTGACCGTGCTCGCAACGAGCGCATCCACGTCATCGAAGAGCTCGTACCGGGCCAGAAGCCGTCCACCAAGTCGGCCAAGGCCTTCCTCGAGTCCCTGACCGAGCGCAAGAATGTGCTGCTGGTCATCGGCCGCGAGGACATCAATGCTCGTCGTAGCGCTAATAACCTGCCTAACGTCCAGATCCTGGACGCTGGCCAGCTCAACACCTACGACGTTCTCTACTCCGATGACGTTGTGTTCTCCGTTGAGGCGCTACACACCTTCATCAACCGCGCAACCGGCGCGGATAAGGAGGAGAACTAA
- a CDS encoding Asp23/Gls24 family envelope stress response protein has protein sequence MTDSSTQGHTRISLRTMERIVTAAIASVPGTKAIEAKLAGIGGRGFPRVSVQMDSEREVAAVNATIGVVWPSPVTTVAEHTRAAISEAIAAHTGYSTTRVNVTVGGSVPGNRVTSAEVEQRQVAAAVAPRITPSPVWQPVTAKSVNVRSIATPQEAPVRTIAAPANGVAVQSVDTPRETEVRNISTDLPDHQLREISSPSDHTVRPIREPKPVRVHSVAAPRPARLIPSGQVRPLARKVQVAVPRPQPLREIEIRHEWTPRRVEAPKSAPARTVKAPRPQPLKSIEVTPANPRPSHVDAPRPEPLRAISINPYRPQGGNNG, from the coding sequence ATGACAGATAGTTCCACTCAGGGCCACACGCGTATCTCGCTGCGGACCATGGAACGCATCGTTACCGCCGCGATTGCTAGCGTGCCCGGCACCAAGGCTATAGAGGCCAAGCTAGCGGGCATCGGCGGCCGCGGTTTTCCACGGGTCTCGGTCCAAATGGACTCGGAGCGCGAGGTAGCGGCCGTCAACGCCACCATTGGCGTAGTGTGGCCTTCGCCGGTCACCACGGTGGCGGAACATACTCGTGCCGCCATCTCGGAGGCCATCGCGGCACACACCGGTTATTCCACAACTCGCGTCAATGTCACCGTCGGCGGTTCCGTTCCGGGCAATCGAGTAACTTCCGCAGAGGTGGAGCAGCGCCAGGTCGCTGCTGCCGTCGCGCCACGCATCACGCCCTCGCCGGTATGGCAGCCGGTCACTGCAAAGTCGGTGAATGTACGCAGCATTGCCACACCGCAGGAGGCACCGGTGCGCACCATCGCCGCGCCGGCTAATGGCGTCGCAGTGCAGTCCGTGGACACCCCGCGCGAGACCGAGGTACGCAACATTTCCACTGACCTCCCAGACCACCAGCTGCGTGAGATTTCGTCCCCAAGCGACCACACGGTACGGCCGATTAGGGAACCCAAGCCGGTTCGCGTGCACAGCGTGGCTGCACCTCGCCCAGCCAGGTTGATCCCGAGTGGGCAGGTTCGTCCACTGGCACGGAAAGTTCAGGTAGCAGTCCCTCGGCCGCAGCCGCTGCGCGAGATTGAAATTCGGCACGAGTGGACTCCGCGCCGGGTCGAGGCCCCCAAGTCTGCCCCTGCGCGCACGGTAAAGGCCCCGCGGCCACAACCGCTCAAGAGCATTGAGGTCACGCCAGCAAA
- the rpsQ gene encoding 30S ribosomal protein S17 — protein sequence MSEANVTDSKKAPTPKKEKVKGAPKVRTGYVVSDKMTKTIVVELEDRKQHALYGKIMRSNKKVKAHDEEETAGIGDLVRIAETRPLSKDKHFRLVEIIEKAK from the coding sequence ATGAGTGAGGCTAACGTGACTGATTCCAAGAAGGCACCTACTCCGAAGAAGGAGAAGGTCAAGGGCGCTCCTAAGGTTCGCACCGGCTACGTAGTATCCGACAAGATGACCAAGACCATCGTTGTCGAGCTGGAAGACCGCAAGCAGCACGCCCTGTACGGCAAGATCATGCGCTCTAACAAGAAGGTTAAGGCGCACGACGAGGAAGAAACCGCAGGCATCGGCGATCTCGTACGCATCGCTGAGACCCGCCCGCTGTCCAAGGACAAGCACTTCCGTCTCGTTGAGATCATCGAGAAGGCTAAGTAA
- the rplB gene encoding 50S ribosomal protein L2, whose translation MAIRKYKPTTPGRRASSVSEFDEITRSTPEKSLLRPLSKTGGRNNYGRITTRHIGGGHKRRYRLIDFRRNDKDGIPAKVAHIEYDPNRTANIALLHYVDGEKRYIIAPKGLKQGTIVESGPNADIKVGNNLPLRNIPTGSIIHAVELKPGAGAKLARSAGASIQLLGKEGKYAVLRMPSSEIRRVDIRCRATVGEVGNAEQMNIRWGKAGRMRWKGVRPTVRGVVMNPVDHPHGGGEGKTSGGRHPVSPWGHKEGRTRNPNRYSNNMIVRRRRPNKKR comes from the coding sequence ATGGCTATTCGTAAATACAAGCCGACAACTCCGGGTCGCCGCGCATCCTCCGTTTCTGAGTTTGACGAGATCACTCGTTCTACTCCGGAGAAGTCCCTGCTGCGCCCGCTGAGCAAGACTGGTGGCCGTAACAACTACGGCCGCATCACCACCCGCCACATCGGCGGTGGCCACAAGCGCCGTTACCGTCTGATCGACTTCCGTCGTAACGACAAGGACGGCATTCCGGCAAAGGTCGCTCACATCGAGTACGACCCGAACCGCACCGCAAACATTGCACTGCTTCACTACGTTGATGGCGAGAAGCGCTATATCATCGCCCCGAAGGGCCTGAAGCAGGGCACTATCGTAGAGTCCGGCCCGAATGCAGATATCAAGGTTGGCAACAACCTGCCTCTGCGTAACATCCCGACCGGTTCCATCATCCACGCTGTTGAGCTTAAGCCGGGCGCTGGCGCTAAGCTGGCTCGCTCCGCTGGTGCTTCCATTCAGCTGCTGGGTAAGGAAGGCAAGTACGCAGTCCTGCGTATGCCGTCTTCCGAAATCCGCCGCGTGGATATCCGCTGCCGCGCCACCGTAGGTGAGGTTGGCAATGCCGAGCAGATGAACATCCGCTGGGGCAAGGCCGGCCGTATGCGCTGGAAGGGCGTACGCCCGACCGTCCGCGGTGTCGTTATGAACCCGGTTGACCACCCACACGGTGGTGGTGAGGGTAAGACCTCGGGTGGTCGCCACCCTGTGTCCCCATGGGGCCACAAGGAGGGTCGTACCCGCAACCCGAACCGTTACTCCAACAACATGATCGTGCGCCGTCGTCGCCCGAACAAGAAGCGCTAA
- the rpmC gene encoding 50S ribosomal protein L29 produces MATGTPAHEFRELDNAELQSRLKDAKEELFNLRFQKATGQLTNNRRIGTVKRDIARIYTVLRERELGLSVAPGAEA; encoded by the coding sequence ATGGCAACCGGTACCCCCGCCCACGAGTTCCGTGAGCTCGACAACGCTGAGCTGCAGTCCCGCCTGAAGGATGCGAAGGAAGAGCTGTTCAACCTCCGCTTCCAGAAGGCCACTGGCCAGCTGACCAACAACCGCCGCATCGGCACGGTTAAGCGCGACATTGCCCGCATCTACACCGTTCTGCGCGAGCGCGAGCTGGGCCTGTCCGTTGCTCCGGGAGCTGAGGCTTAA